In Streptomyces sp. NBC_01426, one genomic interval encodes:
- the pspAA gene encoding PspA-associated protein PspAA encodes MIVRIMGEGQWELADSHFVELNKLDDELLAEMESGDGEGFRRTLAALLDAVRRLGEPLPDDALEPSELILPAPGASLDEVREMLSDDGLIPG; translated from the coding sequence ATGATTGTCCGCATCATGGGGGAGGGCCAGTGGGAACTGGCCGACAGTCACTTCGTCGAGCTGAACAAGCTCGACGACGAACTGCTCGCCGAGATGGAGTCCGGTGACGGCGAGGGGTTCCGGCGCACGCTGGCCGCGCTCCTAGACGCGGTCCGCAGACTCGGCGAGCCCCTGCCGGACGACGCGCTGGAGCCGTCCGAGCTGATCCTCCCGGCGCCCGGCGCGAGCCTGGACGAGGTCCGCGAGATGCTCAGCGACGACGGCCTGATCCCGGGCTGA
- the cobS gene encoding adenosylcobinamide-GDP ribazoletransferase — MKDSFEDPPQSPPPERAPFLDGVRFAFGTLTVLPARITRWDRPAARTGMACAPLAGLAVGLIAAVPGVLLLVLGGGPLLAAAVTVAVPAALTRGLHLDGLADTVDGLGSAKPAEEALRIMKQSDIGPFGVIALLVVFLVQVAALANVYADSWARGALAAVLAAVTARLAMTLAARDGVPAARPGGLGAAVASVVPIRSAVLVTVLTAVACTAAALPLGLPAAAQHAAAVLVALPVAELLLRRCVRRFDGVTGDVFGALSEVAATVVLVALALG, encoded by the coding sequence ATGAAAGATTCGTTCGAAGATCCGCCGCAGTCGCCGCCGCCCGAGCGCGCCCCGTTCCTCGACGGGGTCCGCTTCGCGTTCGGCACCCTCACCGTGCTGCCCGCCCGCATCACCCGGTGGGACCGGCCGGCCGCCCGTACCGGGATGGCCTGCGCGCCCCTCGCCGGCCTGGCCGTGGGTCTGATCGCGGCCGTCCCCGGAGTGCTCCTGCTGGTCCTCGGCGGCGGGCCGCTGCTGGCCGCCGCCGTCACCGTCGCCGTGCCGGCCGCGCTGACCCGGGGCCTGCACCTCGACGGACTCGCCGACACGGTCGACGGGCTGGGGAGCGCCAAGCCCGCCGAAGAGGCGCTGCGGATCATGAAGCAGTCCGACATCGGCCCCTTCGGGGTGATCGCCCTGCTGGTGGTCTTCCTGGTACAGGTGGCGGCGCTGGCGAACGTGTACGCCGACAGTTGGGCACGGGGCGCCCTGGCCGCCGTGCTCGCCGCCGTCACCGCGCGCCTCGCGATGACCCTGGCCGCCCGCGACGGTGTCCCGGCGGCCCGCCCCGGAGGCCTGGGCGCGGCGGTGGCGAGCGTGGTCCCGATCCGCTCGGCCGTCCTCGTCACCGTCCTCACCGCAGTGGCCTGCACGGCCGCGGCCCTCCCGCTGGGGCTGCCCGCCGCGGCCCAACACGCGGCGGCGGTACTCGTCGCCCTGCCGGTCGCCGAACTGCTCCTGCGCCGGTGCGTGCGCCGCTTCGACGGGGTCACCGGTGACGTCTTCGGCGCCCTGTCCGAGGTCGCGGCCACCGTGGTCCTGGTGGCCCTCGCCCTGGGCTGA
- a CDS encoding response regulator transcription factor — protein sequence MPGGGPIRVLLADDQALLRSAFKVLVDSEADMEVVGEASDGAQAYALAGERRADVVLMDIRMPGTDGLAATRMISSDPELRDVRVVMLTTFEVDEYVVQALRAGASGFLGKGAEPDELLNAIRVAAAGEALLSPAATKGLIATFLAQGGHPDVPADGSAHAARLATLTVREREVLVLVAAGLSNDGIAGRLEVSPLTVKTHVNRAMAKLGARDRAQLVVIAYESGLVRPRADGAR from the coding sequence ATGCCGGGCGGCGGGCCCATCAGGGTGCTGCTCGCCGACGATCAGGCGCTGCTGCGCAGCGCGTTCAAGGTGCTCGTCGACTCCGAGGCCGACATGGAGGTCGTCGGCGAGGCCTCCGACGGGGCCCAGGCCTACGCCCTCGCCGGCGAACGACGGGCCGACGTCGTCCTCATGGACATTCGGATGCCGGGCACCGACGGGCTCGCCGCCACCCGCATGATCAGCTCCGATCCGGAACTGCGCGACGTCCGCGTCGTCATGTTGACCACCTTCGAGGTGGACGAGTACGTGGTCCAGGCCCTGCGCGCCGGCGCCTCCGGCTTCCTCGGCAAGGGCGCCGAACCGGACGAGCTGCTCAACGCGATCCGGGTCGCCGCCGCCGGCGAGGCCCTGCTGTCTCCGGCCGCCACCAAGGGGCTCATCGCCACCTTCCTCGCGCAGGGCGGCCACCCGGACGTCCCCGCCGACGGCTCCGCGCACGCCGCCCGCCTCGCCACGCTGACCGTGCGCGAGCGCGAGGTCCTCGTGCTCGTCGCGGCGGGCCTGTCCAACGACGGCATCGCCGGCCGCCTGGAGGTCAGTCCGCTCACCGTCAAGACCCACGTCAACCGGGCCATGGCCAAGCTGGGCGCCCGCGATCGGGCCCAACTGGTGGTCATCGCCTACGAATCGGGCCTGGTACGGCCCCGGGCCGACGGCGCGCGGTAG
- a CDS encoding efflux RND transporter permease subunit: MSWLSRFSLAQRALIGLVSIIALLFGAIAVPQLKQQLLPSIELPMVSVLAPYQGASPDVVEKQVIEPIEATLKGVDGITGITSTASEGNALVMATFDYGDNGTKQLVADVQQAVNRARVRLPADVDPQVVAGSTDDIPTVILAVTSDKDQQALADQLESSVVPVLSDIEGVGQVTVDGVRDLQVTVTPDNAKLAAAGLDAGALNKGLQAGGATMPAGSFDEEGTNRTVRVGAGYTSLAQLEDLRLSPGPGKPAVRLGDVAAVKQEPAQAVSLTRTNGKPSLALVLTMDKDGSAVAISDAVKDKLPELRSTLGSGADLAVVTDQGPAVAKSISSLTTEGLLGLVFAVIVILVFLGSLRSTLVTAVSIPLSVVLALIVLWTRDLSLNMLTLGALTIAIGRVVDDSIVVLENIKRHLGYGEEREAAIITAVKEVAGAVTSSTLTTVAVFLPIGLVGGMIGELFGSFSLTVTAALLASLLVSLTVVPVLSYWFLRAPKGTSQDPDKARRDAEEKEARSRLQRLYVRVLGFATRRRLTSVAIAVVVLVATFGMSPLLKTNFFDQGEQDTLTVKQELAPGTSLAAADASSRKVEQVLASVDGVKDYQVTVGSSGFMAAFGGGTGSNQASYQITLEDSGKAESVKKSIETRLAALDGVGDTRIIAGGGFGSSNLSVVVKAGDADVLAKAAAQVQAEVAKLKDVTDVQSDLSQSVPRISVVAGPKAAEAGLDQAALGAIVAQSVRGIPAGKAVLDDTERDILVRSAQPATTLAQLRALPVGPVKLGDIAEVKVVPGPVAMTRIDGARAATITARPVGDNTGAVGTELQSRIKALDLPAGATASIGGVSEDQDDAFASLALAMLAAIAIVFMLLVATFRSLVQPLILLVSVPFAATGALGLLIVTGTPMGVPAMIGMLMLIGIVVTNAIVLIDLVNQYRAQGLGVVEAVIEGGRHRLRPILMTALATIFALLPMALGVTGEGGFISQPLAVVVIGGLISSTLLTLLLVPTLYTMVELFKERRRAKKRARLTVVPSPAPTEDETPVKV; encoded by the coding sequence ATGTCGTGGCTGTCCCGCTTCAGCCTGGCCCAGAGAGCACTGATCGGCCTCGTGTCGATCATCGCGCTCCTCTTCGGCGCCATAGCCGTCCCGCAGCTCAAGCAGCAACTGCTGCCGTCCATCGAACTGCCGATGGTGTCCGTGCTCGCGCCCTACCAGGGCGCCTCGCCCGACGTGGTGGAGAAGCAGGTCATCGAGCCGATCGAGGCCACCCTCAAAGGCGTCGACGGCATCACCGGCATCACCTCCACCGCCAGTGAGGGCAACGCCCTCGTCATGGCGACCTTCGACTACGGCGACAACGGCACCAAGCAGCTCGTCGCCGATGTCCAGCAGGCCGTCAACCGGGCCCGCGTCCGGCTGCCCGCCGACGTGGACCCGCAGGTGGTGGCCGGTTCCACCGACGACATCCCGACCGTCATCCTCGCCGTCACCTCGGACAAGGACCAGCAGGCCCTCGCGGACCAGCTGGAGTCCTCGGTGGTCCCCGTCCTCTCGGACATCGAGGGCGTCGGCCAGGTCACCGTGGACGGGGTCCGGGACCTCCAGGTCACCGTCACCCCCGACAACGCGAAGCTCGCGGCCGCCGGCCTCGACGCCGGCGCGCTGAACAAGGGCCTCCAGGCCGGCGGCGCCACCATGCCGGCCGGCTCCTTCGACGAGGAGGGCACGAACCGCACCGTCCGCGTGGGCGCCGGCTACACCTCCCTCGCCCAGCTGGAGGACCTGCGGCTGAGCCCCGGCCCCGGCAAGCCGGCCGTCCGCCTCGGCGACGTGGCCGCGGTGAAGCAGGAGCCGGCGCAGGCCGTCTCCCTCACCCGTACCAACGGCAAGCCCAGCCTCGCCCTCGTCCTGACCATGGACAAGGACGGCAGCGCCGTCGCGATCTCCGACGCCGTCAAGGACAAGCTGCCCGAGCTGCGTTCCACCCTCGGCTCCGGCGCCGACCTGGCCGTAGTCACCGACCAGGGCCCGGCCGTCGCCAAGTCCATCTCCAGCCTCACCACCGAGGGCCTGCTCGGCCTGGTCTTCGCGGTGATCGTGATCCTGGTCTTCCTCGGCTCCCTGCGCTCGACCCTGGTCACCGCGGTCTCGATCCCGCTGTCCGTGGTCCTCGCGCTGATCGTGCTGTGGACCCGCGACCTGTCGCTCAACATGCTGACCCTGGGCGCCCTCACCATCGCCATCGGCCGCGTCGTCGACGACTCGATCGTGGTCCTGGAGAACATCAAGCGGCACCTCGGCTACGGCGAGGAGCGCGAGGCCGCGATCATCACCGCCGTCAAGGAGGTGGCCGGCGCGGTCACCTCGTCCACGCTGACCACCGTCGCGGTCTTCCTGCCCATCGGCCTCGTCGGCGGAATGATCGGCGAGCTCTTCGGCTCCTTCTCGCTCACCGTCACCGCGGCCCTGCTGGCCTCGCTGCTCGTCTCGCTGACGGTGGTACCGGTCCTGTCGTACTGGTTCCTGCGCGCCCCGAAGGGCACCTCGCAGGACCCGGACAAGGCCCGCCGCGACGCGGAGGAGAAGGAGGCGCGCAGCCGGCTCCAGCGCCTGTACGTGCGCGTCCTGGGCTTCGCGACCCGCCGCCGACTGACCAGCGTGGCCATCGCCGTCGTGGTCCTCGTCGCCACCTTCGGGATGTCCCCGCTGCTGAAGACCAACTTCTTCGACCAGGGGGAGCAGGACACCCTGACGGTCAAGCAGGAGCTGGCCCCCGGCACCTCGCTGGCCGCCGCGGACGCGTCGAGCCGCAAGGTCGAGCAGGTCCTGGCCTCGGTCGACGGCGTCAAGGACTACCAGGTCACCGTCGGCTCCTCCGGCTTCATGGCCGCCTTCGGCGGCGGCACGGGCTCCAACCAGGCCTCGTACCAGATCACGCTGGAGGACTCCGGCAAGGCCGAGTCCGTCAAGAAGAGCATCGAGACCAGGCTGGCGGCGCTCGACGGCGTCGGCGACACCCGCATCATCGCGGGCGGCGGCTTCGGCAGCTCCAACCTGAGCGTGGTCGTCAAGGCCGGCGACGCCGACGTGCTGGCCAAGGCCGCCGCCCAGGTCCAGGCCGAGGTGGCGAAGCTCAAGGACGTCACCGACGTACAGAGCGACCTCTCCCAGTCGGTGCCCCGGATCTCGGTGGTCGCCGGCCCCAAGGCCGCCGAGGCGGGCCTGGACCAGGCCGCGCTGGGCGCGATCGTCGCGCAGTCCGTCCGGGGCATCCCGGCCGGCAAGGCCGTACTGGACGACACCGAGCGGGACATCCTCGTGCGGTCGGCGCAGCCGGCCACCACCCTGGCCCAGCTCCGGGCGCTCCCCGTCGGCCCGGTCAAGCTCGGTGACATCGCCGAGGTCAAGGTGGTCCCCGGCCCGGTCGCGATGACCCGGATCGACGGCGCCCGCGCCGCCACCATCACGGCCAGGCCGGTCGGCGACAACACCGGCGCGGTCGGCACGGAACTCCAGAGCCGGATCAAGGCGCTGGACCTGCCCGCGGGCGCCACCGCCTCGATCGGCGGGGTCTCCGAGGACCAGGACGACGCGTTCGCCTCCCTCGCCCTGGCCATGCTCGCCGCCATCGCGATCGTCTTCATGCTGCTGGTCGCGACCTTCCGTTCGCTGGTCCAGCCGCTGATCCTGCTGGTGTCCGTGCCGTTCGCGGCGACCGGCGCGCTCGGCCTGCTCATCGTCACCGGCACCCCCATGGGCGTCCCGGCGATGATCGGCATGCTGATGCTCATCGGCATCGTGGTGACCAACGCGATCGTCCTGATCGACCTGGTCAACCAGTACCGCGCCCAAGGCCTCGGCGTCGTCGAGGCGGTCATCGAGGGCGGCCGGCACCGGCTCCGCCCGATCCTGATGACCGCCCTCGCGACGATCTTCGCGCTGCTCCCGATGGCGCTCGGCGTCACCGGCGAGGGCGGCTTCATCTCGCAGCCGCTCGCGGTCGTGGTCATCGGCGGCCTGATCAGCTCGACGCTGCTGACCCTGCTGCTCGTGCCGACCCTCTACACGATGGTCGAGCTGTTCAAGGAGCGCCGCCGGGCGAAGAAGCGGGCCCGCCTGACGGTGGTCCCGAGCCCCGCCCCGACCGAGGACGAGACCCCGGTCAAGGTCTGA
- the nadA gene encoding quinolinate synthase NadA — MRVVTTAQPLDVQPTPLALLLLGREADPKSERGVECPGDLPSPSDPNLVARARAAKEKLGDKVFILGHHYQRDEVIEFADVTGDSFKLAKDAAAKPEAEYIVFCGVHFMAESADILTSDDQKVVLPDLAAGCSMADMATAEQVAECWDVLTEAGIAGDTVPVSYMNSSADIKAFTGKHGGTICTSSNAKKALDWAFEQGEKVLFLPDQHLGRNTAVRDMGMSLDDCVLYNPHKPNGGLTVEQLRDAKMILWRGHCSVHGRFSVDSVNDVRARIPGVNVLVHPECKHEVVAAADYVGSTEYIIKALEAAPAGSKWAIGTELNLVRRLANRFAAEDKEVVFLDKTVCFCSTMNRIDLPHLVWTLESLAEGNLVNRIEVDKETESFAKLALERMLALP, encoded by the coding sequence GTGCGTGTCGTGACCACCGCCCAGCCTTTGGACGTCCAGCCGACGCCCCTTGCCCTGCTGCTGCTCGGCCGCGAAGCCGACCCCAAGAGCGAGCGCGGGGTGGAGTGCCCCGGCGACCTGCCCTCGCCGTCGGACCCGAACCTGGTGGCGCGCGCCCGCGCGGCCAAGGAGAAGCTCGGGGACAAGGTCTTCATCCTCGGCCACCACTACCAGCGCGACGAGGTCATCGAGTTCGCGGACGTCACCGGCGATTCGTTCAAGCTGGCCAAGGACGCGGCCGCCAAGCCGGAGGCCGAGTACATCGTCTTCTGCGGCGTCCACTTCATGGCCGAGTCCGCGGACATCCTCACGTCCGACGACCAGAAGGTCGTCCTCCCCGACCTCGCGGCCGGCTGCTCGATGGCCGACATGGCCACCGCCGAGCAGGTCGCGGAGTGCTGGGACGTGCTGACCGAGGCCGGGATCGCGGGCGACACCGTGCCGGTCTCCTACATGAACTCCTCGGCCGACATCAAGGCCTTCACCGGCAAGCACGGCGGCACGATCTGCACGTCGTCCAACGCCAAGAAGGCCCTGGACTGGGCCTTCGAGCAGGGCGAGAAGGTGCTCTTCCTGCCCGACCAGCACCTCGGCCGCAACACCGCGGTCCGCGACATGGGCATGTCGTTGGACGACTGCGTGCTCTACAACCCGCACAAGCCGAACGGCGGCCTGACCGTCGAGCAGCTGCGCGACGCCAAGATGATCCTGTGGCGTGGGCACTGCTCGGTGCACGGCCGGTTCTCGGTGGACTCCGTCAACGACGTCCGCGCCCGCATCCCCGGCGTGAACGTCCTGGTCCACCCTGAGTGCAAGCACGAGGTCGTGGCGGCCGCGGACTACGTCGGTTCCACCGAGTACATCATCAAGGCGCTGGAGGCGGCCCCGGCCGGTTCCAAGTGGGCCATCGGCACCGAGCTGAACCTGGTCCGCCGGCTGGCGAACCGATTCGCCGCCGAGGACAAGGAGGTCGTCTTCCTCGACAAGACGGTCTGCTTCTGCTCGACGATGAACCGCATCGACCTGCCGCACCTGGTCTGGACCCTGGAATCCCTCGCCGAGGGCAACCTGGTCAACCGGATCGAGGTCGACAAGGAGACCGAGAGCTTCGCGAAGCTCGCCCTGGAGCGCATGCTCGCGCTTCCCTAG
- the erpA gene encoding iron-sulfur cluster insertion protein ErpA produces the protein MSVQDDKTTVSDGILLSDAAAVKVKTLLEQEGREDLALRVAVQPGGCSGLRYQLFFDERSLDGDVVKDFDGVKVVTDRMSSPYLHGASIDFVDTIEKQGFTIDNPNATGSCACGDSFS, from the coding sequence ATGTCCGTACAGGACGACAAGACCACTGTGAGCGACGGCATCCTCCTGTCCGACGCCGCCGCCGTGAAGGTCAAGACCCTGCTGGAGCAGGAAGGCCGTGAGGACCTGGCGCTGCGCGTGGCCGTCCAGCCCGGTGGCTGCTCGGGCCTGCGCTACCAGCTCTTCTTCGACGAGCGCTCCCTCGACGGCGACGTCGTCAAGGACTTCGACGGCGTCAAGGTCGTCACGGACCGGATGAGCTCGCCCTACCTCCACGGTGCCTCCATCGACTTCGTCGACACCATCGAGAAGCAGGGCTTCACCATCGACAACCCGAACGCCACCGGCTCCTGCGCCTGCGGCGACTCGTTCAGCTAA